In a genomic window of Deltaproteobacteria bacterium:
- the rplB gene encoding 50S ribosomal protein L2, with protein sequence MAIRTCTPTSAGRRFQTFDTFDEITGGTPVRGLIEPLPRTGGRNNNGRITSRHQGGGHKRQYRRIDFKREKIDIPAKVAGIEYDPNRSTRIALLHYVDGEKRYILAPNHLRVGDRVISSVRADIKPGNALPIANIPLGTTIHNIELRPGCGGQMARSAGTYAQLMAKEDKYGQIKLPSGEVRKVLLTCRATIGQCGHLLHERITLGKAGRSRWLGKRPKVRGVAMNPVDHPHGGGEGKSSGGRHPVTPWGVPTKGFKTRKKKASDRLIVKKRKTQ encoded by the coding sequence CTTCGATGAAATCACCGGCGGGACGCCTGTGCGGGGTTTGATCGAACCCTTGCCGCGGACCGGCGGGAGAAATAATAACGGCCGCATTACCAGTCGGCATCAGGGGGGCGGGCATAAACGCCAATATCGCCGGATTGATTTTAAACGGGAAAAAATAGACATCCCGGCCAAAGTGGCCGGAATAGAATACGATCCCAATCGCTCCACCCGGATCGCCTTACTGCATTATGTCGATGGTGAAAAGCGCTATATCCTGGCCCCCAATCATCTCCGGGTGGGGGATCGGGTGATCAGCAGTGTCCGGGCCGATATTAAGCCCGGCAACGCTTTGCCCATCGCCAATATCCCTCTGGGTACGACTATCCACAATATCGAATTAAGGCCTGGTTGCGGCGGGCAAATGGCGCGTAGCGCCGGGACCTATGCCCAATTGATGGCCAAAGAAGACAAATACGGGCAAATCAAGCTCCCCTCCGGCGAAGTGCGCAAGGTTTTACTGACCTGCCGGGCGACCATCGGACAGTGCGGCCATCTTTTGCATGAAAGGATCACCCTGGGAAAGGCCGGCCGGAGCCGGTGGCTGGGTAAAAGACCCAAAGTGCGCGGGGTAGCTATGAATCCGGTGGATCATCCCCATGGGGGGGGAGAGGGCAAATCCTCCGGGGGCCGTCATCCGGTAACCCCTTGGGGGGTACCGACCAAAGGATTCAAGACCCGGAAGAAAAAGGCGAGTGATCGCCTGATCGTTAAAAAGAGAAAAACACAATAA